DNA from Rosa rugosa chromosome 6, drRosRugo1.1, whole genome shotgun sequence:
GAAGTGGTAATGGTCACTTTTCATTGAAACTGGATATTAGCAAGGCATATGACAGATTGGAATGGGCGTTTCTTCAAGCTATGTTATTAAAGCTTGGTTTTGATCCTGCGTGGGTGGAGTTGATTATGGCTAGTATCAAGACTGTTAGCTATTCGTTTCTTGTTAATGGGGAGGTAAGAGGATATGTTAGACCTTCCAGAGGCATCAGACAAGGAGACCCTTTGTCcccctatttatttattttgtgtgCGGAGGGGTTATCTTCTCTGATTGAGCATTTTGTTCAGCAGCAATGGATTCAAGGAATAGAAATAGCTCCAACTGCTCCAAAGGTTCATCATTTActttttgctgatgatagcTTCTTCTTTGGGGCTGCAACTGATGAAGAGTGTCAGCAGTTCCGAAATATTTTACACACTTACGAGGTGGCTTCTGGGCAACGTGTTAATCTACAAAAAAGTCATGTGGCTTTTAGCAAATATGTGAGCATGGAGCGGCAACTCCATTTAGCTAATCTACTTGGTGTGGAGAGAGTGGATAAACATGAACGGTATCTGGGACTACCTACTTTCGTGGGAAGAAATAAAACAGCTGCTTTTTGCTACCTAAAAGAAAAACTCACAAAGAAGGTGGTGAGTTGGCGTGAGAAACTTTTGAGTGGTGCAGGAAAAGAAATCTTGATCAAAGCTGTTGCTCAAACGGTTCCCAATTATGTTATGAACTGTTACATGCTGCCTATGGGGATGTGTGACGATCTGCAACAATTGTGTGCAGGTTTCTGGTGGGGAGAttcagaagaaaaacaaaaaattcattGGCGTTCTTGGGATAGATTATGCGTTCCCACGATGGAAGGAGGAATGGGTTTCAAGAATCTTCACTGGTTTAATCTTGCGATGCTTGCAAAGCAAGGGTGGAGAATTTTGAAAAATCCAAATTCTCTTATAGCTAGACTGTACAAAGCAGTCTATTATCCTAATGGTGATTTTAGCAATGCAGAATTGGGAGATAGGCCCTCATTTCCTTTTCGCAGCATATGGGAGGCTAGAGATGTATTGTTACGTGGTCTCCGCTGGCAAATAGGTAATGGAGAGTCTGTTGATATTTGGCATGATTGTTGGCTTCCCGATTCTTTCCCTAGATGTCCTTCTTCTCCTCCCCCAAGGGAGGCTCCAACGAAAGTTTCAGAGTTGATTGATCCAATTACAAGAAAGTGGGACGTTACACTGCTTAATCAATGGTTTGCACCAGTGgatagagatttgattttgagcaTCCCCCTTAGCTGGCGAGCTTCAAGTGACAGGTTAGTATGACATTTCCACCAGAAGGGTATTTTTACTACAAATagtgcttattttgttgcacgaGACATTGCCTTGGGGTTAGTTTTGGCTCCTCCAGCATCAATTGATCCTTATAAGAAACTATGGCCAGCAATTTGGCATGCCACAGTGCCACCCAAAGTAGCATTACATGCATGGAAGTCTTGTGCAAATATTCTGCCAACTAGAAATTGTTTAAGCTCCAAAGGTTATATGGGAGATATGACTTGCTTATTGTGTAATAATGGGCTGGAAAATGGAGTCCATCTATTTACAGAATGCAGTTATGCCAAGGAAGTATGGGCTACTAATGGACTGCCAATGCATACGGCAGTAATACCAGATTTGAAGGATTGGCTCTTAAGCATGGTTTCGTTGCTCAGTAAGGAGCTTTTTGCAAAAGTTTTAATGGGTATGTGGACTGTGTGGAAGAATAGAAATTCACAGCTATGGGAGGGCACTAAACAACACCCAGTTGAGGCTAATATGGTAGCCATGTGTTGGCTCACAGAGTTTTCTAAGGTAAATGTTAATGAAAAAGCTTCTAGTGTGCAAAGAAGAGAGTGGATTGCACCAAGTGCGGGCTGGCTGAAGTGTAATAGTGATGGGTCTTTTATCTCTTCCACCAAACGAGGAGGCATGGGAATTGTGATCCGAGATCATGCTGGCACTTTTAAGGCAGCGGCATTGAGACAAGTTGATCAAGTAGTATCACCTTTCCATGCTGAACTGTTAGCTCTCTATGAAGGTATGAAAATGGCTCAGAGTCTACAATATGATAGAGTAGAGTTTGAAACAGATTGTATGTTACTTGTTCATGCTTTGAAGCAAGAGGAGTTGGATTATTCCACTCTAGGTTTCTTTCTTGAAGAGGTAAAAGAGATGCTGAGAAGACATGTGCATTATATAGTTCATTATGCTCCTAGAGATGCTAATAAGATAGCGCATACTTTAGCTAGTCGCTCTTTATGCCACAATGATAGTCAGATGTGGTTTGTAACTGCTCCCGAATTTCTAAGGGATGCCATTCTAAACGAGTGTTCTCGTTAAGTTTCAATGAaagttttattttcaaaaaaaagtgGGAAACTAAGtgacctttttatcatttcactatctaatgtgaccttttccctcatttcccttttttattttcttttgcaagaTATTACATTTTACCTCACTATGATATTTCTTTGATCCGGAATAGAAtaactttaatttttgtttcttttgctaaTTTATGAAAGTGAAGACAGAATGTCACTTTTATTGTTTTcatcagaaaaaaaataataataaatagaCATTGATGAAACATAAACGTCTTGGGAAGGGAACTTTCACATACATACCCCAAGTCCCTAATTTATGTTTGCTATTTGTCCGGGTCATATTTATTGTCATTCGTCTGCATGCCAAAAATCCCATAGGGTTGTTTATTTGATGTTTCCTCCAGTAGTCCAGAAAAAATCTCACATGTTACAAGACTTTGACTTGCAACTAATCTAAAGCCGGAGAAGACACTCCGTATATAGGAGGCATATGAAATGTTTGTGGGATTATAGGAGCCTTTCTATATAAATAGCGGTTAAAAAAGGGCGGACACTTTCTTATGGCACATGGATCTCCTTGTTTACCCAATCAAATGGTATCTTATAGATCACTAATGAAATTTAAATACATTTCTGTCCGGTTGAGTAAAATGTCAATTATGGTGAAAAAAATTTTAACAAAATTTTGCCAAGGAGATTCTTTAAATGAGTTTGTTGCTGCTGAAGTAGTTGATAAGGATCGAATAGCAAATGTTGAGGATGAGGTTAATCGATGGATCCTTAATCGATTAGGAGAAACGACATGATCACATTAAATGAGATGTACGTTGTATTTGGTAGGATGTTGGATTTCAAATTAGCCTTGTTAGGTgtattaattaaatatttttcttAGTGCAACAAGCAGCAGCCCGCCCCCGATCTAAAGTTCGAGTTTGTCCTATGTTCTTTCATGGAAATAACTGAGAGTCTGGGAAGTGGTCGGGTACTCCATCTAGAATTCCATGGAATCTTGACCATGATGATTGGGCAGCATCCATTCTCCTTCACATAAAAGTTGACCAATATCAGAGTGCCCTAGACGTTGGGCAAAGGGTTTCAAAGACAGTTGTTGAGTAACATGTTCCCCCAATGGTCATGTTAATAAAACCCAATGATACTTTCTCAATTAACATCTAAATATAGTAAAAGCTTCAAACCTAGCTAAAAAGGAGTCCAAACGAAATTGGCTTCAAGGAATTGAAAATATTGAAGAAGCTAGCAGGTCTTCTTCTAGACCAAAGCGAAAGAATGAGTGGTTGAAAGTCTGAAACCCTCAAGTAGACCATGACCAAGTCATACATGCATACTTTCCAGTTTCAAATAATCTTGTGTACCGTGTAGAAGAAACATAAATACTTTGAATACTTTCCCATCAacctttaatttttctctatcttttaATGGAGCACCAGCACAGCAGCCTCACCACAGCTTACATTCGCTACCCTTTTAAATTTCACCACAACATTTTCAAAAATACGACAAGCCAAACCAAGCAAACCATGGATAACATTAGTGAAACCGTTTCTTTAATTCACCATGGTTGCAACTTGGCTAGAGACCTGGAATCAAACCTTCCCAACTTGGCAAGCCGACCCGAAACCTTTTCGAAATCCTTGGACGAGATAATGAGGGTTTTCGGTGCAGCAAGGGAGAGGCTGCAGAGTAGTAGTGCTGCACAACATGATCCAATGAGTTCATACGTTCATGTagcgcagcagcagcagcagatcGATGCGAGCTTACTGGAATGGCTGAGGTGTAATTACACACAGGCAACGGATGATCATCACATCCAAACGCAGCGTTTTGCATCCGAAAAGAGTAGTGCTGCTACTCAATCCGATATGAGGGATTCAGGAGCTGACGTACTTCAAGGCCAAATCCATCAGGCAATGGATCATATTGTAACAGTCGTTTCTCATGAACTGAATGCTGCTTCGTCCTCACAAAGCAGACCACGAAGAAGGTAATTAAATATTTTATATCGAATTAAATTAATTTCTCAACCTAATAGTTATTGGCGTTTGATTAAAAAAACGGCTTGAGTAAATTGCGAAGAAGAATTGAGGAAAATGTTGGGTAAGCAGAGTAGCATTACCATGCTGCTTCTGGGATAACGACTTCAAACATAGAATGCATTATCTACGTTCATATGTCTTTTACTGTACAACAGTACAAGACGAGCTAGCTAGCTGTAAATTGCTTAGCAACTTCATGTGTGCATGTATTGTATTTGTGGCTATAGTTTGAGCTACTGTGGATTAGTGGTCTTACATTCATCTAATTACTTAATTAAACATGTAGGAGGGACCATGGGGAAATTCGTAAATTGACCGTGCCGGCACCTCGGATCGGGAATACTGAAATCCCACCGGAGGATGGCTTCACTTGGCGAAAATACGGCCAGAAGGAAATCATGGGCTGCAGGTTCCCAAGGTACGTAATTCACTTTGTAACAAAGATTTATGATTTCATCTATTGTATTGGTTTAAAAAATGGAAAATTAATTTGACATTTTCAATTGAAAAGTAAGCAAGCTTCTACATTTTACAAAGAACTTTTTGGGTTTTACCAGGAAAGCTATGTGTGCTAGTTATAGcttcagtgattaattaactaGAAGATTAAGCTCTTACCAATTTGATTCAAGTTGGTGAGCGTCATATTATTCCTGCTAGCTTTTACCTTATGAAATATTCAAGAGTTGACCAGAAATTGACTTGGTCAGCAACATCAATTAGTTTTGACCGGAACTTAATTGGCAAATGATCTTTAATTCCCATGATCACAAGTTGCTAGATGCTTGGTAAATGGGCAGACTCCTGTCCAGGGATGGCCATTGACCTGAGAATGTTC
Protein-coding regions in this window:
- the LOC133717809 gene encoding WRKY transcription factor 55, with the protein product MEHQHSSLTTAYIRYPFKFHHNIFKNTTSQTKQTMDNISETVSLIHHGCNLARDLESNLPNLASRPETFSKSLDEIMRVFGAARERLQSSSAAQHDPMSSYVHVAQQQQQIDASLLEWLRCNYTQATDDHHIQTQRFASEKSSAATQSDMRDSGADVLQGQIHQAMDHIVTVVSHELNAASSSQSRPRRRRDHGEIRKLTVPAPRIGNTEIPPEDGFTWRKYGQKEIMGCRFPRGYYRCTHQKLYNCPAKKQVQRLDNDPLTFEVMYRGDHTCHMSSTAPSSLPPSDQIKQETTTQTHAATTQPLGTWLSMDFNAKGGGSSSGGGRGDGDGDCVGTSITTTTRYGKDVEFPVVDLADAMFNSGSSSSNSMDFMFTSSMDSKWESGDKKN